In one Takifugu flavidus isolate HTHZ2018 chromosome 9, ASM371156v2, whole genome shotgun sequence genomic region, the following are encoded:
- the ankhd1 gene encoding ankyrin repeat and KH domain-containing protein 1 isoform X2 — protein MQDAVAGTAMLTDGFEDEIDSVTPRSPVAGMGVGATPGGVGLGGIGIGVGGKKVRLYGEPSGPAAERLDFKLAAAAVLSSGPGSGSDEDEVSEVESFILDHEDLDNPIMKSASELLLSSATDGVDLRTVDPETQARLEALLEAAGIGKLSTADGKAFADPEVLRRLTSSVSCALDEAAAALTRMRAENTLNAGQADNLVIFSRSLAEACSDGDVNAVRKLLDEGRSVNEHTEEGESLLCLACSAGYYELAQVLLAMHANVEDRGIKGDITPLMAAASGGYVDIVKLLLVHGADVNAQSSTGNTALTYACAGGFIDVVKVLLKEGANIEDHNENGHTPLMEAASAGHVEVARVLLEYGAGINTHSNEFKESALTLACYKGHLDMVRFLLEAGADQEHKTDEMHTALMEACMDGHVEVARLLLDSGAQVNMPADSFESPLTLAACGGHVELAALLIERGANLEEVNDEGYTPLMEAAREGHEEMVALLLAQGANINAQTEETQETALTLACCGGFLEVADFLIKAGADIELGCSTPLMEAAQEGHLELVKYLLAAGANVHATTATGDTALTYACENGHTDVADVLLQAGANLEHESEGGRTPLMKAARAGHLCTVQFLISKGANVNRATANNDHTVVSLACAGGHLAVVELLLAHGADPTHRLKDGSTMLIEAAKGGHTNVVSYLLDYPNNILSVPAPDLSQLTPPSQDASQVPRVPFQALAMVVPPQEPDRAPSNISTPQPVSSKGISKQRQAALQPGVPGSVVRGPDAEPLPPFHLCQPLECIVEETEGKLNELGQRISAIEKAQLQSLELIQGEPLTKDKIEELKKSREEQVQKKKKILKELQKVERQLQLKTQQQFTKEYMEAKGLKEEQEAGHSQGPGPGPGSTSATGHLPPTPGSLVHTSSDTDEELNKEGENEDQPQDDGEEEEEDDDEDDDDDEGSEDEAIGEEENYPKLPQVGTILYRDGPQPPQQPPLPPSSQAQPQPPPPPLQAAFVPIQPLPDYNPTDYPGSPSPELQRVLVGQQGQQLAALGPGMIPQQAPDGLMVATPAQTLTDTLDDIMAAVSSRVPMLNATTSPTPLSQPPTQMPANIASPPSVLPLYPSVDIDAHTESNHDTALTLACAGGHEELVSVLIARGANIEHRDKKGFTPLILAATAGHVGVVEVLLDKGGDIEAQSERTKDTPLSLACSGGRQEVVELLLLRGANKEHRNVSDYTPLSLAASGGYVNIIKILLNAGAEINSRTGSKLGISPLMLAAMNGHVPAVKLLLDMGSDINAQIETNRNTALTLACFQGRAEVVSLLLDRKANVEHRAKTGLTPLMEAASGGYAEVGRVLLDKGADVNAPPVPSSRDTALTIAADKGHYKFCELLINRGAHIDVRNKKGNTPLWLAANGGHFDVVQLLVHASADVDAADNRKITPLMAAFRKGHVKVVQYIVKEVNQFPSDIECMRYIATIADKELLKKCHQCMETIVKAKDQQAAEANKNASILLKELDMEKSREESKKQALAAKREKRKEKRKKKKEEQKRKQEEEEGQKTKEDLAEMQEQKEDSADEAEVPIEPPSATTTTTIGISATSATFTTAFGKKRASVATTPGTNRKNKKNKTKDSSPSEPIILQDPQVALAQHKADKNKIHGEPRGGGGGVTGGNSDSDPLDSTDCASESSSSGSKSQELNYLPDLISSASSSSSSSSSSSVPSSGATQSHILLRGPEKRHCPQLQTEIKMDTKVTVSISKPTQKTPDVVDSTSNSLPSPFKSMALPVSSPNSKLSLTSPKRGQKREDGWKEVVRRSKKLSVPASVVSRIMGRGGCNITAIQDVTGAHIDVDKQKDKNGERMITIRGGTESTRYAVQLINALIQDPAKELEDLIPRNHIRAPGSKTTSASFTSTTGSTSASSTGPKALNSLVTPTGVSFQTSSSSSSSSSQAGGKIGKGLSSNVRQPFPVSLPLAYAHPQLALLAAQTMHQIRHPRLPMAQFGGTFSPAASTWGPFPVRPVSPGSANSSPKHIGGTNSSAAAARSNPTHTDHSSTTSSATSVPPTNAAANIAANTSTATGSPHTPNPTPYNPQPAIPTPSSVRKQLFTDSKPTGVITSSVVAASSNGSNAVRGTGSPAHQNSSTTAIAPQQPVGTISQPPIQPCKTESSAAPPPGKDKPPLPAENQSVSATESISSVGFSAPAMTMSAKVEPLQQLPPPPASLPSSEAPPALLNPQLSSHLPTAPPPVLSHSVAHPNNTVPHISAPAPRVSHRMQPTGPYYSLSEQQQQQSVFVPFSPQQEPTKQTQIQTSQPTTLPPQAQTQSQGSLQVSANLGMMNGSQMHVASTGKPQQIPANFGPAGLFNFSSIFDNNNQVGNNHVWGALPLPARSPPEQSYSAPPAYMSVSQMESMMPPPPPDNSKAPGCRSASQRMVNSPIALTSFATSISGSPVYLHGHTGVGTPSFNRQHFSPHPWSASTQGESPVPPPSTVSSSSLSTSAVAPPPQQKPGSSLHQDRKVPPPIGTERLARIRQTGSVNPPLLTTSYTASVGQGGIWSFGVGSASEAMSGWSQPLINSHMMHPQLQAEQSAFSQHQPMEQDDTGIANPANSYHQPQHLPNSYMDFPKGMPMSVYGGTMLPPHPPMAEGPGGPMYNGLHTADPAWSPIIKVVPNNADNSDPQQQVWPGTWAPHVGNVHLNHVN, from the exons GCATCGGTAAACTCTCCACCGCCGATGGTAAAGCCTTTGCAGACCCCGAGGTGCTCCGGCGCCTGACGTCCTCTGTGAGCTGTGCCCTGGATGAAGCTGCAGCCGCCCTGACTCGTATGAGAGCTGAAAATACATTGAACGCCGGTCAAGCTGACAA TCTGGTTATTTTCAGCCGTAGTTTAGCAGAAGCGTGCTCGGATGGGGACGTCAATGCCGTACGCAAGCTGCTGGATGAGGGACGTAGCGTCAACGAACACACAGAAGAAGGAGAGAGTCTGTTGTGCCTCGCCTGCTCAGCTGGTTACTATGAACTTGCACAG GTTTTGTTGGCCATGCATGCCAACGTCGAGGACCGGGGCATAAAAGGGGACATAACACCACTAATGGCTGCTGCCAGTGGGGGTTACGTGGACATTGTGAAGCTGCTTCTGGTCCATGGGGCTGATGTCAATGCACAGTCCTCCACAG GAAACACGGCTCTAACGTACGCATGCGCTGGTGGTTTCATCGACGTGGTGAAAGTACTGCTGAAAGAGGGTGCTAACATTGAGGACCACAATGAGAATGGACACACACCTCTCATGGAGGCAGCCAGTGCTGGGCACGTAGAAGTAGCCAGGGTACTTCTAGAGTATGGTGCTGGAATCAACACACACTCTAATGAGTTCAAAGAGAGTGCGCTCACACTTGCCTGCTATAAAG GTCATTTGGATATGGTGCGTTTTCTGTTGGAGGCTGGAGCAGACCAGGAACACAAAACAGATGAGATGCACACAGCGCTGATGGAGGCCTGCATG GATGGCCATGTTGAGGTGGCAAGGCTGTTGTTGGACAGTGGCGCGCAGGTCAACATGCCAGCTGATTCCTTTGAGTCCCCCCTTACCCTTGCAGCATGTGGAGGGCACGTGGAGCTGGCAGCCTTGCTCATAGAAAGAGGAGCCAACTTGGAGGAG GTCAATGATGAGGGCTACACCCCCCTGATGGAGGCAGCTAGAGAGGGGCACGAAGAGATGGTAGCACTGCTGCTTGCTCAAG GTGCTAACATTAATGCCCAGACAGAAGAGACCCAGGAGACAGCTTTGACTCTAGCATGTTGTGGAGGTTTCTTGGAAGTTGCCGATTTCCTCATCAAGGCGGGGGCTGACATCGAGCTGGGCTGCTCTACGCCTTTGATGGAAGCTGCACAGGAAGGTCATCTGGAACTGGTCAAATACCTCCTAGCTGCAg GGGCAAATGTCCATGCCACCACAGCAACTGGTGACACAGCATTGACATATGCCTGCGAGAATGGACACACTGATGTGGCAGATGTGTTGTTGCAAGCTGGAGCCAACTTG GAGCATGAGTCTGAAGGTGGGCGAACACCCTTGATGAAGGCAGCAAGAGCAGGACATCTCTGTACAGTGCAGTTCCTTATCAGTAAAG GTGCTAACGTGAACAGAGCCACTGCCAACAATGATCACACGGTCGTGTCTCTGGCCTGTGCCGGAGGACATCTGgccgtggtggagctgctgctggcgcATGGGGCGGATCCTACACACAGACTCAAA GATGGCTCAACAATGTTGATAGAAGCTGCTAAGGGTGGCCACACAAATGTGGTTTCCTATTTGTTGGATTATCCCAACAACATTCTCTCTGTCCCAGCCCCTGATCTTTCCCAGCTAACTCCACCTTCACAAGATGCCTCTCAG GTTCCTCGTGTCCCATTCCAAGCTCTAGCTATGGTTGTGCCCCCTCAAGAGCCCGACCGAGCACCATCAAACATCAGCACACCCCAACCTGTCTCCAGCAAAG GCATTTCTAAACAGAGACAGGCAGCCCTTCAGCCTGGCGTCCCCGGTTCTGTTGTCCGGGGGCCAGACGCCGAACCCCTGCCACCTTTCCACTTGTGCCAGCCTTTAGAGTGCATTGTGGAGGAAACGGAGGGGAAGCTAAATGAGCTAGGTCAGAGGATCAGTGCCATTGAAAAGGCCCAGCTTCAGTCACTAGAGCTCATTCAGGGGGAGCCCCTCACCAAAGACAAAattgaggagctgaagaagagcagagaggagcag gtgcagaagaagaagaaaatcttgaaggagctgcagaaggtaGAGCGCCAACTGcagttaaaaacacagcaacagttcaccAAAGAATACATGGAGGCGAAGGGTttaaaggaggagcaggaagctggacACAGCCAAGGCCCAGGGCCGGGACCTGGAAGTACATCTGCGACAGGGCATCTTCCCCCCACGCCAGGTTCTCTCGTCCACACCAGCTCTGATACTGATGAAGAGTTGAACAAGGAGGGGGAGAATGAGGACCAGCCACAAGATGACGGGGAGGAG gaagaggaggatgatgatgaagatgacgatgatgatgagggttCAGAGGATGAAGCTATCGGAGAAGAGGAAAATTATCCCAAACTTCCTCAGGTGGGCACAATCCTGTATAGGGATGGGCCACAGCCACCGCAGCAGCCTCCTCTACCCCCTTCGTCACAGGCCCAGCCACAGCCTCCTCCCCCGCCTCTACAGGCTGCCTTCGTTCCTATTCAACCCCTACCAGACTACAACCCCACAGACTACCCAGGAAGTCCCAGCCCAGAGTTGCAGAGGGTACTGGTGGGGCAACAGGGGCAACAGTTGGCTGCGTTGGGTCCAGGAATGATACCTCAGCAAGCTCCAGATGGGCTTATGGTAGCTACACCTGCACAGACGCTCACAGACACTCTGGATGACATCATGGCAG CTGTGAGCAGTCGGGTGCCCATGCTAAACGCTACAACTTCCCCCACGCCCCTCTCTCAGCCACCCACGCAGATGCCCGCAAACATTGCCTCACCCCCTTCAGTCCTACCCCTCTATCCTTCTGTTGACATCGATGCACAT ACGGAGAGCAACCATGACACAGCGCTGACGCTAGCGTGCGCAGGAGGACATGAGGAACTCGTATCTGTTCTCATTGCACGGGGGGCCAATATTGAACATCGGGACAAAAAAG GTTTTACCCCTCTGATCTTGGCTGCTACCGCTGGGCATGTAGGAGTGGTCGAAGTGCTGCTGGACAAAGGAGGTGATATTGAGGCTCAATCAGAGAGAACCAAAGACACACCTCTGTCCTTGGCCTGTTCTGGGGGACGCCAGGAG GTGGTTGAGCTATTGCTGCTCCGGGGAGCCAATAAGGAACACCGCAATGTTTCTGACTACACTCCTCTCAGCCTTGCTGCATCTGGGGGTTATGTAAACATCATCAAGATTCTGCTCAATGCTGGAGCTGAAATTAATTCCAG GACCGGCAGCAAGTTGGGAATCTCTCCTCTCATGCTAGCAGCTATGAATGGTCATGtgccagcagtgaagctgctgttggaCATGGGTTCAGACATCAATGCTCAGATTGAGACCAACAGAAACACGGCTTTGACCTTGGCATGCTTCCAGGGGCGGGCTGAGGTTGTCAGCCTGCTTTTGGACCGTAAAGCAAACGTGGAGCATCGTGCAAAA aCTGGGCTTACACCTCTGATGGAGGCAGCCTCGGGCGGCTATGCAGAGGTGGGTCGAGTGCTGCTAGACAAAGGAGCAGATGTCAATGCCCCACCTGTTCCGTCATCCAGAGACACTGCCCTAACCATTGCTGCTGATAAAGGCCACTACAAGTTCTGTGAGCTTCTTATCAACAG GGGGGCACACATTGATGTACGAAACAAGAAAGGAAACACTCCTCTCTGGTTAGCTGCAAATGGTGGTCATTTTGACGTGGTCCAGCTTTTGGTACATGCAAGTGCTGACGTGGATGCAGCAGACAACCGGAAGATTACTCCACTCATGGCTGCTTTTCGAAAG GGTCACGTAAAGGTGGTGCAGTATATTGTGAAAGAAGTGAACCAGTTCCCATCAGATATTGAGTGCATGAGATATATTGCCACCATTGCTGATAAG GAGCTGTTAAAGAAGTGCCATCAGTGTATGGAGACAATTGTCAAAGCTAAAGACCAGCAGGCAGCTGAGGCTAACAAAAATGCTAGCATCCTCTTAAAGGAGCTAGACATGGAGAAG TCTCGGGAGGAGAGCAAGAAACAAGCCCTGGCTGCTAAACGTGAGAAGCGTAAAGAAAAAcgcaagaagaagaaggaggaacagaaaaggaagcaggaggaagaggaggggcagAAAACTAAGGAGGACTTGGCTGAGatgcaggagcagaaggaagacTCCGCTgatg AAGCAGAAGTTCCTATCGAGCCTCCCAGtgcaaccaccaccaccaccatcggTATATCCGCCACCTCCGCCACTTTCACTACAGCTTTCGGTAAGAAACGAGCGAGCGTGGCCACTACCCCTGGCACCAATCGgaagaacaaaaagaacaaaaccaaGGACTCTTCGCCCAGTGAACCCATCATATTACAAGATCCGCAG GTTGCGTTAGCACAACACAAGGCTGACAAGAACAAGATCCATGGGGAGCCACGGGGTGGTGGCGGGGGTGTAACGGGTGGAAACAGCGATTCGGACCCCTTGGACAGCACCGACTGTGCcagtgagagcagcagcagtgggagcAAGAGTCAGGAGCTCAACTACCTCCCTGACCtcatctcctctgcctcctcctcttcgtcctcgtcatcctcttcctcagtccCATCCTCAGGAGCAACCCAATCTCATATTCTTTTGCGTGGCCCAGAGAAGAGACACTGTCCTCAACTGCAGACTGAGATCAAGATGGACACCAAGGTCACAGTTTCCATCTCAAAACCAACACAAAA AACCCCAGATGTGGTCGACTCCACCTCCAACTCCTTACCCTCACCGTTCAAGTCTATggctcttcctgtctcctcacccAACAGTAAACTCAGTCTCACGAGCCCCAAGAGAGGCCAGAAGAGAGAAGACGGTTGGAAAGAAGTAGTCAGAAG aTCAAAGAAGCTCTCTGTGCCAGCATCCGTGGTCTCTCGGATCATGGGGAGAGGAGGCTGCAACATCACAGCCATCCAGGATGTGACAGGAGCTCACATCGATGTAgacaaacagaaagacaaaaacGGGGAGAGGATGATCACCATAAG aggTGGAACGGAGTCTACACGATATGCAGTCCAGTTGATCAATGCCCTCATTCAAGACCCAGCCAAAGAGCTTGAAGATCTAATCCCCAGAAATCACATTCGAGCCCCAGGCTCCAAGACCACCTCTGCTTCCTTTACCAGTACAACTGGGTCCACGAGTGCTTCATCCACTGGCCCTAAGGCATTGAACTCATTGGTCACCCCCACAGGTGTCTCCTTCCAAACGTCTTCAtcctcgtcttcatcctcctcccagGCTGGAGGAAAGATTGGAAAGGGGCTATCATCAAATGTCAGACAGCCTTTCCCTGTCTCTCTTCCCTTAGCATATGCCCACCCTCAGCTTGCTCTTCTTGCTGCACAGACCATGCACCAGATTAGACATCCTCGCCTGCCTATGGCCCAGTTTGGGGGCACCTTCTCTCCTGCTGCGAGCACCTGGGGACCCTTCCCGGTACGTCCCGTGAGTCCCGGCAGTGCAAACAGCTCCCCCAAACATATTGGAGGAACCAACAGCAGCGCGGCAGCAGCAAGATCTAATCCAACCCATACTGATCATAGCAGTACGACCAGCTCCGCCACGTCGGTACCACCCACCAATGCTGCCGCCAACATTGCTGCTAACACATCCACAGCCACAGGGTCACCACATACCCCTAATCCTACCCCATATAACCCCCAGCCGGCCATCCCCACACCATCTTCTGTTAGAAAACAGCTGTTTACTGACTCCAAGCCAACAGGTGTCATCACATCTTCAGTTGTTGCTGCATCTTCTAACGGGAGCAATGCAGTACGAGGTACAGGGTCACCGGCACATCAGAACTCCTCAACGACAGCGATTGCCCCTCAGCAACCAGTCGGAACCATCTCACAACCCCCCATTCAGCCATGTAAAACGGAATCTAGTGCTGCGCCCCCACCTGGAAAAGACAAGCCCCCTCTTCCTGCAGAGAACCAGTCTGTATCTGCCACAGAGAGCATAAGTTCAGTGGGCTTCTCTGCTCCAGCTATGACCATGTCTGCAAAGGTGGAGCCTCTGCAGCagttaccaccacctcctgcttcCCTGCCATCCTCTGAGGCTCCACCCGCTCTGCTCAATCCACAGCTAAGCTCACACCTCCCTACGgctcctccccctgtcctctctcatAGTGTTGCACACCCCAACAACACTGTACCCCATATCTCAGCCCCTGCACCAAGAGTCTCCCATCGGATGCAGCCAACAGGGCCTTACTATTCCCTctctgagcagcaacagcagcagtctgtGTTTGTGCCCTTCAGTCCTCAGCAGGAACCCACAAAACAGACCCAAATCCAGACATCCCAGCCCACCACTTTGCCTCCTCAAGCACAGACTCAGTCTCAAGGCTCCCTTCAAGTCTCTGCTAACCTTGGGATGATGAACGGATCACAGATGCATGTGGCCAGCACGGGCAAGCCTCAGCAGATACCAGCAAACTTTGGTCCTGCGGGTCTCTTCAACTTCAGCAGCATCTTTGATAATAATAACCAG GTTGGAAACAATCATGTGTGGGGTGCTCTACCTCTGCCTGCTCGGTCACCTCCGGAACAGTCATATTCTGCGCCTCCAGCATATATGAGCGTGAGTCAAATGGAGAGTATGATGCCCCCGCCTCCTCCAGACAACTCCAAAGCCCCCGGCTGCCGCTCTGCCTCTCAGCGGATGGTCAACAGCCCAATCG CTTTGACCAGCTTTGCCACCAGTATCTCTGGCAGCCCTGTGTATTTGCACGGTCATACAGGAGTTGGAACACCCTCGTTTAACAGACAGCACTTTTCCCCTCATCCTTGGAGTGCATCCACACAag GTGAATCACCGGTCCCACCTCCCTCTACAgtgtcttcctcttccctttccACATCAGCTGTTGCCCCTCCTCCCCAACAAAAGCCTGGCAGCTCCTTGCACCAGGACAGGAAGGTACCACCACCCATTGGCACGGAGCGGCTGGCCAGAATAAGGCAGACCGGTTCAGTCAATCCACCTCTGCTCACCACCAGCTACACAGCATCTGTTGGACAGGGAGGAATTTGGTCTTTTGGCGTGGGCAGTGCCTCTG AGGCCATGTCTGGTTGGTCCCAACCCCTGATAAACAGCCACATGATGCACCCTCAGCTCCAGGCGGAGCAGTCGGCCTTCTCTCAGCACCAGCCAATGGAACAGGATGACACGGGCATTGCAAACCCCGCTAACAGCTACCATCAGCCTCAGCATTTGCCCAACAGCTACATGGACTTCCCCAAG gGGATGCCGATGTCAGTGTATGGCGGAACCATGttgcctcctcatcctcccatGGCTGAGGGGCCAGGGGGTCCCATGTACAATGGTTTGCACACTGCTGACCCTGCATGGAGTCCCATTATCAAAGTGGTCCCAAACAATGCAGACAACTCTGACCCACAACAGCAG GTGTGGCCTGGTACCTGGGCTCCTCATGTGGGCAATGTGCACCTGAACCATGTCAACTAG